The uncultured Methanolobus sp. sequence AATCTGCTTGATTTCTTTGGTGTATTTTAATTCGTTTGCTACTGATTCAAGTTCGCAAATGTCAAAACGTTCTTTTTTGAAGCGCTTCAGTTCTTCGACCTGTTCATCTTTGAGATTGAGGAGATCTATTTCCAGAAAAGGCTTATCATCCATTTTGTTTGCATCTTCCAGATCTGAAAAGAACCTATACGTTGTGCCGTTTGTCAGTATGCCTACTTTTGCAGAAGTGACATTGAAATATCTGAATAATTGTGATGCATGATTGGTGTTTAAATCAGAACCGAATGGTTTGCACTCTATAAGCATAATGGGTTCATTGTCTTTGATAATTGCATAATCGACCTTTTCACCTTTCTTGGTGCCATGATCGGCAGTAAACTCAGGAATTACTTCCGTAGGGTCAAAAACATTGTAGCCAAGAATATTTATCATTGGCATAACAAGTGCGTTTTTTGTCGCTTCTTCCGTCTGGATATTGTCTATTAGATTCGGTACTCTGGCAGCTAATGCTTTAACTTCATCAATGAAATCCATATAAATCCCACACATGTAAATAGATATGTAAGTTAACACATAAAGAATTATAAATATATCGAAATTGTTTTGTGGATCATAAGTACAATTAAGTTAGAAAGAGAAAGCTGTCCATACAAATATTTTCAAGCAACTTGAATGTGAAAATAATCTATACAATTGTATCACAGGCGCCGAGGTTGGGGGCCGGCAATATAGTTAAAAGCCTACATAGTAAAACAGGATTTTTCTTTATATATGCGTTGTGGGTACAACAGATTTCTTTTACCCTCAACAAAAGTAAAGTCTACAATTAAAATGGGTTTGTACTTATATATGAATTGTGGATTAAGCAACAAGCTTGTTTCCTTCCACAAAATACAGATGCTTCCTGTTTTGTTTGCACTAGTTTAATCAGCTTTTTCATGAAAATAATCCATGTGTCATCGGTTAAGCCCACCATTCCTCTCTAAATCGTTGTCTATTGACATGCGGATCTAATGCCTGACTTGAATATACCTCCATTATCATTTCAAGTGACATTTCTATTCCACAATATTTCAACATCAATCTAAGCTGATTGTTAGCATTCTCTGAGAATATCGTGCTCCATCGAAGTTGTGTATACCTTAACTTCATCTCTTTTTCATTGTTGCTTCTCACAATCGTGTATATCCTTCTACTAACAAGAAGTGTCAGCATTGCTATCCATATGTATGCTTCCACAATATTTTTATTAGTTGTATTCACAACATCCATTGCATACCTGCTTTTGAGTTCCTTGAATACTAATTCAATGTCCCATCTTGCTCCATAGAGTTTCGCAATGTCTTCTGCGTCCAGTACATCCGATGGGATGTTTGTGATATATGTATGATACTTTTCTGTCTCCTTATTCATTATCGCTATCATTCGGAACTTTTCACTGTCGTTCTTCTGCTTGCCATTATAGCTTCGACGTTTAAAAGAAATTTCTACATCTGCATCAAGAACCTGTCTTTTCAGATGAGGTAACACTTCACTTATGCATTTTCCTTTGACATCGATACTCCGACCTCATGAGTGCTGTTAACATTAACGATAAGAGGATCTGCATTATTCTTCAACCGGGACACAAAATATCCGCCGTTATCCTGGATCCTTGCGAATAACTGGTGCTTATAGAATCCAAGATCAATAAGGAGGATTCTATTCTTGATCCATGGTCCCATACGCAATGTCTTCAACTCATTAGTGCTTTCGGCATAAAGAGCTACATTTTTTGGTCCATTGGCTACTGCACTTACCAATAATCCTACTTTTACACCTGCAGCAACCGTTCTTGTCCTTGCAGCAGGCCATTTTTCAGATAATGAACTATG is a genomic window containing:
- a CDS encoding type I restriction endonuclease, coding for MDFIDEVKALAARVPNLIDNIQTEEATKNALVMPMINILGYNVFDPTEVIPEFTADHGTKKGEKVDYAIIKDNEPIMLIECKPFGSDLNTNHASQLFRYFNVTSAKVGILTNGTTYRFFSDLEDANKMDDKPFLEIDLLNLKDEQVEELKRFKKERFDICELESVANELKYTKEIKQILLKEMNKPSEDFVKFFANQVYNGRITLNKRDQFTAITKNAFNQFINDRINDRLKIAMSDKEDNTPVDIEDDIEPVDDGIVTTEDEIEGYHIVKAILREKVAPERIVMRDTKSYCGILLDDNNRKPICRLRFNRSQKYVGILDENRKEIKHPIEELNDIYALASEIEAAVKRMEEQKDE